TCTTGTTGTTTTTTTACTCTCTCAACAAGGATCTACCATGGTTAACTACGATCACCTCCCCGCTGCATCTCGTTACTTCGACGGCAAGCTCTATCAGAACATGAACGACGACCTGCAGCTTGCCGGCATGAGCAAACGCACCGTGCACGGCTACCTGCGAGCTGTCCGCCAACTGGCCGACTACTGCGAAAAACGCCCCAACCGGATCACCGAAGCCGAATTGCGGCGATACTTTCTGTACCTCAAGAACGAAAAACAATTTGCGTACGGGTCGATCCGTGTAGCCTTCTCAGGTATCAAGTTCTTCTACTCGCGAACCTGCAAGCGGAACTGGCAGACGCTCGCCACGATGAAGCTGCAGCGGTCCAAAACGATGCCCGAAGTACTCACTATCGAACAGGTCCACCGCATCATCGACGCCTGCCGAGTCGAGCGGATTGCAGCCTTCTTTTGGACGACCTACTCGATGGGCTTGCGGCTCGAGGAAGCTCGCAACCTGCAAGTCGGTGACATTGATTCCCAGCGGATGATGGTTCACATTCACCGAGGCAAAGGCGCCAAAGATC
This genomic stretch from Novipirellula caenicola harbors:
- a CDS encoding site-specific integrase, with the protein product MVNYDHLPAASRYFDGKLYQNMNDDLQLAGMSKRTVHGYLRAVRQLADYCEKRPNRITEAELRRYFLYLKNEKQFAYGSIRVAFSGIKFFYSRTCKRNWQTLATMKLQRSKTMPEVLTIEQVHRIIDACRVERIAAFFWTTYSMGLRLEEARNLQVGDIDSQRMMVHIHRGKGAKDRYVPLPTSTLHWLRQHWVTHQHPRFLFPAEGRNHKQSSTANTPIQTSTLQKAMGKIAVELKFTKRVSIHTLRHSYATHLLEAGVSLKVIQQYLGHSSLQTTMIYLHLTDTAEANARETIEQIFRRR